The following coding sequences are from one Haliotis asinina isolate JCU_RB_2024 chromosome 3, JCU_Hal_asi_v2, whole genome shotgun sequence window:
- the LOC137276827 gene encoding uncharacterized protein gives MGCGTSKTSIHQFARQMSTISSDKQVNGNGSSQRITEQVPREKSTEVTNQILHPQEETSPVDTNIDLPGKNSSQSAKNMDQNQEAVGVVLNTPGQSENISDQNTKDASQGQNSVDQEKKVGGQGQNAAGQDASSQGQSSAGQDASSQGQDTSSQGQSVATKIAKKELTLEVIKKLYERMIEKTKESVSMIMNNDIYTDENIPTDTFRSHLLFLGRVYYSMKLASRQDIVQFRQEVAQILVDTNFIDCLCKFMLWALAEEKFKDSDGKMVLAIFNPLKTGLSTVLNFTDAVPPLCENICKVDGFLKGFRSSLEDMHPAHQERDQDQEITNDDRLIKTMLGIIHNIGMYDPCVPYLQSHNYTPVLLLYMDSNLDLCRLSTIAALADILDEKESDLLQSHKEGIKFLIEIFRKSLKNKEHKEKGWSSKELGRTVGRLARNDANKKMLVEEGALPLLLELFKSDDEEEEREAIESMWVLAFDEDNKQKVMDEPGLMKAVVDKYHSSTDKNIRKPCQGLLWNLREILLQSEEYADIGKELSESSSKSKSTGGKKAKGHLMISYQWANQEVLIQVKDCLKQNGYDVWMDIDNMGGSTLQAMAEAIENASVVLIAMSRRYKDSPNCRAEAEYAFSQRKSIVPLVMELGYRPDGWLGMILGSKLFFDFSGKYSFDSRVDGLKKEVERSLTDGEPGLADDVVDAGVIKPVAATKTTAAFRSPAMKPATDFVKQWTSADVAKWLTKHDLKGAKLMTLTGREVAFLQSLRYEAPEFFYHTVETKLGITDLIGLVNFKEAMDDLVS, from the exons ATGGGGTGCGGAACTTCCAAAACTTCCATTCATCAGTTCGCAAGGCAAATGTCAACCATTTCCAGCGACAAACAAGTTAATGGAAATGGTAGTTCACAGAGGATCACAGAGCAAGTACCCAGAGAGAAGAGCACAGAGGTGACAAATCAAATATTACATCCTCAAGAGGAAACTTCCCCCGTGGATACTAACATTGATCTGCCCGGAAAGAATTCATCACAATCTGCAAAAAACATGGATCAAAATCAAGAGGCTGTAGGGGTAGTTTTGAATACTCCaggtcaaagtgaaaatatttcagaccAAAACACAAAAGATGCCAGTCAAGGTCAAAATTCTGTAGATCAAGAGAAGAAAGttggaggtcaaggtcaaaatgcTGCAGGTCAAGATGCAAGCAGTCAAGGTCAAAGTAGTGCAGGACAAGATGCAAGCAGTCAAGGTCAAGATACAAGCAGTCAAGGTCAAAGCGTTGCAACCAAGATTGCTAAGAAGGAACTGACACTAGAAGTGATAAAAAAACTATATGAACGAATGATTGAAAAAACTAAAGAATCAGTTTCCATGATTATGAACAATGACATATACACTGATGAAAACATTCCAACAGACACTTTCAGATCTCACCTGTTGTTTTTGGGAAGGGTCTACTACTCCATGAAATTAGCATCAAGACAAGATATTGTTCAGTTTAGGCAAGAAGTGGCACAAATATTAGTTGATACAAATTTTATTGATTGCTTGTGCAAGTTTATGTTGTGGGCTTTGGCAGAGGAGAAATTTAAAGACTCTGATGGCAAAATGGTCTTGGCTATATTCAATCCCTTGAAAACAGGCCTCAGTACTGTGCTCAACTTCACGGATGCTGTGCCACCTTTATGTGAGAACATTTGTAAAGTGGATGGTTTTCTGAAAGGTTTTCGCTCAAGTCTGGAAGACATGCATCCCGCCCATCAAGAACGAGATCAAGACCAGGAAATT ACAAACGATGATCGCCTGATAAAAACCATGCTTGGTATTATACATAACATTGGGATGTATGATCCCTGCGTGCCATACCTACAGAGTCACAACTACACCCCAGTGCTTTTATTGTACATGGACTCGAATTTGGACTTGTGCCGCCTGTCGACCATAGCTGCTCTCGCTGACATCCTGGATGAGAAAGAAAGTGACCTGCTACAGTCTCACAAGGAGGGAATCAAATTCCTCATAGAGATTTTTAGAAAATCTTTAAAGAATAAAGAACATAAAGAAAAAGGCTGGTCGTCCAAAGAGCTGGGAAGAA CTGTGGGAAGACTGGCCAGGAATGACGCCAACAAGAAAATGCTGGTAGAGGAGGGGGCTCTCCCTCTCTTATTGGAGCTCTTCAAATCAGATGATGAGGAGGAAGAGAGAG AGGCGATCGAGTCCATGTGGGTCCTGGCGTTTGATGAAGACAATAAACAGAAGGTGATGGACGAGCCGGGTCTGATGAAGGCTGTGGTGGACAAATATCATAGTTCTACCGACAAAAACATTCGAAAGCCTTGTCAGGGGTTACTGTGGAACCTTCGTGAGATTCTCCTGCAGTCTGAGGAGTATGCAGACATAG GCAAAGAACTCTCAGAATCTTCCTCGAAGAGCAAATCAACTGGAGGTAAGAAGGCCAAAGGTCACCTGATGATCAGCTACCAATGGGCCAATCAGGAGGTGCTGATCCAGGTGAAGGACTGTCTGAAACAAAATGGCTACGACGTGTGGATGGACATTGACAACATGGGAGGCTCCACACTACAAGCAATGGCAGAGGCCATCGAGAATGCATCTGTGGTGTTGATAGCAATGTCACGGAGGTACAAGGACAGCCCCAACTGTAGAGCAG AGGCAGAGTATGCGTTTTCACAGAGGAAGTCCATCGTCCCCCTTGTCATGGAACTGGGGTACCGCCCTGATGGCTGGCTGGGGATGATCCTCGGCTCCAAGCTGTTCTTTGACTTCAGCGGCAAATACAGCTTTGATTCCAGGGTAGATGGCCTGAAGAAGGAGGTTGAAAGGAGCCTCACAGATGGAGAACCTGGTTTGGCAGACGATGTTGTGGACGCTGGAGTCATTAAG CCAGTGGCAGCTACCAAGACAACTGCTGCCTTCCGCTCTCCAGCAATGAAACCAGCTACGGACTTTGTCAAACAGTGGACAAGTGCTGATGTGGCTAAATGGCTGACTAAGCATGATTTAAAGGG TGCAAAACTGATGACATTAACAGGCCGAGAAGTTGCATTTCTACAAAGCCTAAGATATGAG GCACCAGAGTTTTTCTACCACACCGTGGAGACCAAACTTGGCATCACAGATCTCATTGGT